The Nostoc commune NIES-4072 genome includes a window with the following:
- a CDS encoding tyrosine-type recombinase/integrase: protein MHETLENSTPSSLALASPIPLIEHPAQVYLATLSPGSRPAMRQALNAIARLLTDDNCDAMTLNWAALRYKHTAAVRSVLSEKYAPAYVNKVLSALRRVLKEALRLEIMDAVDFARAVDIPNVKVTKQLRGRVLFTEEIAQLMQTCFDDPTPTGYRDAALFTILRGTGVRRSEAVNLDLSDFEENTGAIQVRAGKGGKDRIVYLPESGLTVVSDWFSLRGYEAGPLLCHVNRGSRIVRRRLTSQAVLFILQKRGAQAFVANFSAHDFRRTFISELLDAGEDISTVQRLAGHANSDQTARYDRRGEQTKRRAVQKLIIPGQRKKSPLC, encoded by the coding sequence ATGCATGAAACCCTTGAAAACAGCACCCCCTCTTCCTTAGCCCTTGCTTCTCCCATTCCCCTGATCGAACACCCAGCCCAAGTCTACTTGGCGACCCTTTCCCCTGGTTCCCGTCCAGCTATGCGCCAAGCTCTCAATGCGATCGCGCGATTGCTCACAGATGACAATTGTGATGCGATGACTTTAAACTGGGCAGCGCTGCGCTACAAACATACGGCGGCAGTTCGCTCTGTGTTGAGCGAAAAATATGCACCAGCTTATGTCAACAAAGTGTTGTCTGCTTTGCGGCGAGTTTTAAAAGAAGCCCTGCGGTTAGAGATAATGGATGCTGTTGATTTTGCTCGTGCTGTGGATATTCCCAACGTTAAAGTCACCAAGCAATTGCGGGGACGTGTTCTGTTCACCGAAGAAATTGCCCAATTGATGCAAACCTGTTTTGATGACCCTACCCCCACTGGTTACAGAGATGCTGCCCTATTCACCATCCTGCGGGGAACCGGAGTCCGCCGCTCTGAAGCGGTGAATTTAGACTTGAGCGACTTTGAAGAGAATACTGGGGCAATACAGGTGCGTGCTGGCAAAGGTGGCAAAGATCGGATTGTGTACTTACCCGAAAGTGGTCTAACTGTAGTCTCGGATTGGTTCTCGCTTCGAGGCTACGAGGCAGGCCCCTTGCTGTGCCATGTCAATAGAGGCTCAAGGATAGTGCGGCGACGACTTACCTCTCAAGCAGTGCTATTTATTTTGCAAAAACGTGGCGCACAAGCCTTTGTTGCTAATTTCTCTGCTCATGATTTCCGGCGAACTTTCATCTCGGAGTTGCTCGATGCTGGTGAAGACATTTCTACAGTCCAAAGGTTAGCAGGACACGCAAACAGTGACCAGACTGCCAGATATGACCGTCGCGGGGAACAAACTAAACGCCGTGCTGTCCAAAAGTTGATTATTCCAGGACAGAGGAAGAAATCTCCTCTATGCTGA